The following proteins come from a genomic window of Corallococcus sp. NCRR:
- a CDS encoding glycosyltransferase family 4 protein: MPHSTILHVRSTCGLYGAERALLSLAASTPSPWRALVCSLVPPGRADVLSGAAREQGLDALTLEVPGRFSAMAVATLASEVRRRGVGLLHAHDYKSLTLGAAASALAGVPLVATYHGDTGATPALVAYEGFARVLGNCTRAVAAVSRELTARLRRYVHRSPVVYIPNALPLADECTDAERLQSREALGLAPEGSVIAMVGRLSVEKGPQVLMDAMHRLARTPGATVPTLLLVGDGPLRDSLEAQARGLPVRFLGFRSEVRSVYAAADAVVMPSLREGMPLVALEAMALGRPLVASGVGELPHVLGTGRGLVVPPGDAGTLASALAGLLSAPGWRKRMAQAAREYVVAHHAPERMADRYIESLYLPALTDPREEQVAAG; the protein is encoded by the coding sequence GTGCCGCACTCCACCATCCTCCATGTGCGCAGCACCTGCGGCCTGTATGGCGCGGAGCGAGCGCTGCTGTCGCTGGCCGCGTCCACGCCGTCGCCGTGGCGCGCGCTGGTGTGCAGCCTCGTTCCGCCCGGGCGGGCGGACGTGCTGTCGGGCGCGGCTCGCGAGCAGGGGCTGGACGCGCTGACGCTGGAGGTGCCCGGCCGCTTCAGCGCGATGGCCGTGGCGACGCTCGCCTCGGAGGTCCGCCGACGCGGCGTGGGGCTGCTGCACGCGCATGACTACAAGTCGCTCACGTTGGGGGCCGCCGCGAGCGCGCTCGCCGGAGTGCCCCTGGTGGCGACGTACCATGGGGATACCGGCGCCACACCCGCGCTGGTCGCCTACGAGGGCTTCGCGCGCGTGCTGGGCAACTGCACACGCGCGGTGGCTGCGGTATCGCGCGAGCTGACCGCGCGCCTGCGCCGGTACGTCCACCGCTCGCCGGTGGTCTACATCCCCAATGCGCTGCCGCTCGCGGACGAGTGCACGGACGCGGAGCGGCTCCAGTCTCGCGAGGCACTGGGGCTCGCGCCGGAAGGCTCTGTCATCGCGATGGTCGGACGCCTGTCGGTGGAGAAGGGTCCCCAGGTGTTGATGGACGCGATGCACCGGTTGGCCCGGACGCCCGGCGCCACGGTGCCCACGCTGCTGCTGGTGGGCGACGGTCCGCTGCGTGATTCGCTGGAAGCGCAGGCTCGAGGTCTGCCGGTGCGCTTCCTGGGGTTCCGCTCGGAGGTGCGCAGCGTGTACGCGGCGGCGGACGCGGTGGTGATGCCGTCCCTGCGCGAAGGCATGCCGCTGGTGGCGCTGGAGGCGATGGCGCTGGGACGGCCGCTGGTGGCGTCCGGGGTCGGAGAGCTACCTCACGTGCTGGGGACAGGGCGCGGGCTCGTGGTGCCACCGGGAGACGCGGGCACACTGGCCTCGGCGCTCGCGGGATTGCTTTCGGCGCCTGGCTGGCGCAAGCGGATGGCGCAGGCGGCGCGTGAGTACGTCGTGGCCCACCACGCACCGGAGCGGATGGCGGATCGCTACATCGAATCCCTCTACCTGCCCGCCCTGACGGACCCGCGCGAAGAGCAGGTCGCGGCCGGGTAG
- a CDS encoding glycosyltransferase has translation MTNEMHPTARPTRVAHVMYGLEMGGLEQLVVRLSQHGRERGIESVVLALGPDGPVRELLQRANVPTVWLGGLAGMTPAAIRRLAQEVDAFGADVVHGHDVGPWLNAVATRTLRPRTPVMGTFHQTVEPQGKLRPAAMAAAMFTQSLVACGSEVRASLERWSPKLLSNVVTIENGVPLEVATGEEARRAARERLGLPQDARVVGYLGRLSEEKGPDLLVDAFLRHFADEKDTHLVMIGPGPMEASLRARAAASPLAGRVHFTGALLEASKLLPAFDVYVQPSRREGRSLSLLEAMAVGLPTVSHAIPAIREVHRDGQTALLVKSEDVDALGGAVKRLVHDAELRSSLGEAAKREAQRYSLSTMVDTYAKLYRGAAARAQA, from the coding sequence ATGACGAACGAAATGCACCCGACGGCGCGCCCGACGCGCGTGGCTCACGTGATGTATGGCCTGGAGATGGGCGGACTCGAACAGCTGGTGGTCCGGCTGTCGCAGCATGGCCGTGAGAGGGGCATCGAATCCGTGGTGCTGGCCCTGGGGCCGGACGGTCCGGTGCGCGAGCTGCTCCAGCGCGCCAACGTCCCCACGGTCTGGTTGGGAGGCCTCGCTGGCATGACGCCCGCGGCCATCCGCCGGCTGGCCCAGGAGGTGGATGCCTTTGGCGCGGACGTGGTCCACGGCCACGACGTGGGGCCCTGGCTCAACGCCGTCGCCACCCGCACGCTGCGCCCGCGCACGCCGGTGATGGGCACCTTCCATCAGACGGTGGAGCCGCAGGGCAAGCTGCGCCCCGCGGCCATGGCCGCCGCCATGTTCACCCAGTCCCTGGTCGCGTGCGGCAGCGAGGTGCGCGCCAGCCTGGAGCGCTGGAGCCCGAAGCTGCTCTCCAACGTGGTCACCATCGAGAACGGCGTGCCGCTGGAGGTCGCCACGGGCGAGGAGGCTCGCCGGGCCGCGCGTGAGCGGCTGGGGCTGCCGCAGGACGCCCGGGTGGTGGGCTACCTGGGCCGCCTCTCCGAGGAGAAGGGCCCGGACCTGCTGGTGGACGCCTTCCTGCGCCACTTCGCGGACGAAAAGGACACGCACCTGGTGATGATTGGTCCCGGCCCGATGGAGGCCTCGCTGCGCGCGCGTGCCGCCGCGTCTCCGCTGGCCGGACGGGTGCACTTCACGGGCGCGCTGCTGGAGGCGAGCAAGCTTCTGCCCGCCTTCGACGTCTACGTTCAGCCGTCCCGTCGCGAGGGCCGCTCGCTGTCGCTGCTGGAGGCGATGGCGGTGGGGCTGCCCACGGTGTCGCACGCGATTCCGGCCATCCGCGAGGTGCACCGCGATGGCCAGACGGCGCTCCTGGTGAAGTCCGAGGATGTGGATGCGCTCGGCGGCGCGGTGAAGCGCCTGGTCCACGACGCGGAGCTGCGCTCGAGCCTGGGTGAGGCCGCGAAGCGCGAGGCACAGCGCTACTCGCTGTCCACGATGGTGGACACGTACGCGAAGCTCTACCGGGGTGCCGCGGCTCGCGCCCAGGCGTGA
- a CDS encoding putative signal transducing protein: MGIPDHDFQLLTTCGDESEAALVRALLQADNIPCIVQGEQHRSMLGVAGAFIELRVLVPAGELDHARELLKSVARDESPVGFASEPDAGSEEAHCALHAQRSTGTCQRCGTFLCASCDGASTGLCEDCAERKGSGAELQRGRKRKVVAWLILLFLFGPPFLLMLASTLNALLH, translated from the coding sequence TTGGGAATCCCCGATCACGACTTCCAACTGCTCACGACCTGCGGCGACGAATCCGAGGCCGCGCTCGTGCGGGCCCTGCTCCAGGCCGACAACATCCCGTGCATCGTCCAGGGCGAACAGCACCGCTCGATGCTTGGCGTGGCCGGGGCCTTCATCGAGCTGCGGGTGCTCGTCCCGGCCGGGGAGCTCGATCATGCGCGGGAGCTGCTCAAGAGCGTGGCGCGGGACGAATCGCCGGTGGGTTTCGCCTCCGAACCGGACGCCGGCTCCGAGGAGGCGCACTGCGCGCTGCACGCCCAGCGCTCCACGGGGACCTGCCAGCGGTGCGGCACCTTCCTGTGCGCCAGCTGCGACGGGGCGAGCACCGGGCTCTGCGAGGACTGCGCCGAGCGCAAGGGCTCGGGCGCCGAGCTCCAGCGCGGCCGGAAGCGCAAGGTCGTCGCGTGGCTGATCCTCCTCTTCCTGTTCGGCCCGCCCTTCCTCCTCATGCTGGCGAGCACCCTCAACGCCCTGCTGCACTGA
- a CDS encoding DUF4082 domain-containing protein: MLRHASRWVATVILGFTWIQTGCAPAEPPTAQTPETATAEQPLLTGERSLLGTTALPAVTAADDSAAVELGVRFRSDAPGRIMGVRFYKGPGNTGTHTGNLWTASGSLLATATFQNEAASGWQEVRFASPVTIAADTNYVVSYHAPAGHYAVTSNGFASALDAPPLHAEAASNGLYRYGTSGFPTSSYNASNYWVDVAFQPNDTTAPRAPTNVTAVPSSSTAIDLTWYASVDGSGETQGNARWHLVYRNNELIAELPGTTVRYRDTGLTPSTGYNYAVRGRDAAGNLSASSTVITATTLPNMACNPCSLWNSVTGDPQYENADATPTEVGVKFRTDVAGTVTKVRYYKGSTDTGPHVGHLWSATGTLLATTETTPAETGFGWRELSFPTPVSLAANTTYVVSYFATGGRYAITPYYFSTAGVDMPPLHAPSTLEASGNGVRNLNGSAFPTEAWLNTNFWVDVTFVPSEPTGPATVDLAVTQSFPDGAGANGDVLFYDITVTNNGPATATNVVLDVPIPAGLSYFFYSANAPPVNGGHCGFFSDLQCGAPPWRRARASPSTCRPSPSAPGRSPARPPSPPRRRTSCRATTRTRWPSPWARPPTSSPSTPSPARTRPSTARTAPSTSGSTAGTSRRPGAGSTRRASPSTAAASPRPTCPSSASVASWAWMPSPGTAAPRSR, translated from the coding sequence GTGCTTCGACACGCATCACGCTGGGTTGCGACAGTCATACTGGGTTTCACCTGGATTCAGACGGGCTGTGCCCCCGCGGAACCGCCCACCGCGCAAACACCGGAGACGGCCACCGCCGAGCAGCCGCTGCTCACCGGTGAGCGGTCGCTGCTGGGCACCACCGCGCTCCCGGCCGTGACGGCCGCGGATGACAGCGCCGCGGTGGAGCTCGGCGTTCGCTTCCGCAGCGACGCTCCGGGACGCATCATGGGCGTGCGCTTCTACAAGGGCCCGGGCAACACGGGCACGCACACCGGCAACTTGTGGACGGCGTCCGGGTCGCTGCTGGCCACCGCCACGTTCCAGAACGAGGCGGCCTCCGGCTGGCAGGAGGTGCGCTTCGCCTCGCCGGTCACCATCGCCGCCGACACGAACTACGTCGTCTCGTATCACGCGCCCGCGGGGCACTACGCCGTGACGAGCAACGGCTTCGCGTCCGCGCTGGATGCGCCGCCCCTGCACGCCGAGGCGGCCAGCAACGGCCTCTACCGCTACGGCACCAGCGGCTTCCCCACCAGCTCGTACAACGCGAGCAACTACTGGGTGGACGTGGCCTTCCAGCCCAACGACACCACGGCGCCGCGCGCGCCCACCAACGTCACCGCCGTGCCCAGCTCGTCCACCGCCATCGACCTGACGTGGTACGCGTCCGTGGACGGCTCGGGTGAGACGCAGGGCAATGCCCGCTGGCACCTGGTGTACCGCAACAACGAGCTCATCGCGGAGCTGCCCGGCACCACCGTGCGATACCGCGACACCGGCCTGACGCCCTCCACCGGGTACAACTACGCCGTGCGCGGCCGTGACGCCGCCGGCAACCTCAGTGCATCCTCCACGGTCATCACCGCCACCACGCTCCCCAACATGGCCTGCAACCCGTGCAGCCTGTGGAACAGCGTGACGGGCGACCCGCAGTACGAGAACGCCGACGCCACCCCCACGGAGGTCGGCGTGAAGTTCCGCACCGACGTGGCGGGCACGGTGACGAAGGTCCGCTACTACAAGGGCAGCACCGACACCGGCCCGCACGTGGGCCACCTGTGGAGCGCCACCGGCACTCTGCTGGCCACCACGGAGACGACGCCCGCGGAGACGGGCTTCGGCTGGCGCGAGCTGTCCTTCCCCACGCCGGTGAGCCTCGCCGCGAACACGACCTACGTCGTGTCGTACTTCGCCACCGGCGGGCGCTATGCCATCACCCCGTACTACTTCAGCACCGCGGGCGTGGACATGCCCCCGCTGCACGCACCCTCCACCCTGGAGGCCAGCGGCAACGGCGTTCGCAACCTCAACGGCAGCGCGTTCCCCACGGAGGCGTGGCTCAACACCAACTTCTGGGTGGACGTGACGTTCGTCCCCTCGGAGCCCACCGGCCCCGCGACGGTGGACCTGGCCGTGACGCAGTCGTTCCCCGACGGCGCGGGCGCCAACGGTGACGTGCTCTTCTACGACATCACCGTGACGAACAATGGCCCGGCGACCGCCACCAACGTCGTGCTCGACGTCCCCATCCCCGCGGGCCTGAGCTACTTCTTCTATTCAGCGAACGCGCCGCCGGTGAACGGCGGGCACTGCGGGTTCTTCAGCGACCTGCAGTGTGGCGCCCCACCCTGGCGCCGGGCGCGAGCTTCACCATCCACGTGCAGGCCATCCCCTTCAGCGCCGGGACGTTCACCAGCCAGGCCACCATCTCCTCCTCGGAGGCGGACTTCGTGCCGGGCAACAACACGCACGCGCTGGCCATCCCCGTGGGCCCGTCCACCAACCTCGTCACCTTCGACACCTTCCCCGGCCAGGACGAGACCTTCAACGGCCCGCACGGCCCCATCCACTTCGGGCTCGACCGCTGGTACATCGCGTCGCCCTGGGGCGGGTTCGACACGAAGAGCATCTCCTTCAACGGCGGCGGCCTCACCCAGGCCAACCTGTCCATCTTCGGCCAGCGTCGCATCCTGGGCCTGGATGCCTTCACCTGGGACAGCGGCGCCACGCTCACGCTGA
- a CDS encoding RNA polymerase sigma factor has translation MSKAQAAVHAVWRIESARLIAGLARMVRDVGQAEELAQEALVVALEKWPVSGVPENPGAWLMATAKRRAIDEMRRHKLLARKHEELGHGLEEAEMPDLDAALDDDVGDDLLRLIFTSCHPVLSPEARVALTLRLLGGLTTDEIARAFLVPEPTVAQRIVRAKRTLAEKGVPFEVPHGAELAERLASVLEVVYLIFNEGYAATAGDGWMRPELCLDALRLGRILAELAPGEPEVHGLVALMEIQASRSRARVGPSGEPVLLLEQNRALWDQLLIRRGLAALERSEKAGPAGPYTLQASIAACHARARTPEETDWPRIAALYAVLARLTPSPVVELNRAVALSMAFGPAVGLELVDQLVAEPSLKHYHLLPSVRGDLLQKLGRLKEARAEFERAASLTRNAKEQALLRARAAACSSEKPS, from the coding sequence ATGTCCAAGGCGCAGGCCGCGGTGCACGCGGTGTGGAGAATCGAGTCCGCCCGGCTCATCGCCGGGCTTGCGCGCATGGTGCGCGACGTGGGGCAGGCGGAGGAGCTGGCGCAGGAGGCGCTGGTCGTGGCGTTGGAGAAGTGGCCGGTGTCGGGCGTGCCGGAGAACCCGGGCGCGTGGCTCATGGCCACCGCGAAGCGCCGCGCCATCGACGAGATGCGCCGTCACAAGCTGCTCGCGCGAAAGCACGAGGAGCTGGGGCATGGGCTGGAGGAGGCGGAAATGCCAGACCTGGACGCGGCCCTGGACGACGACGTCGGCGACGACCTGTTGCGCCTCATCTTCACGTCCTGCCACCCGGTGCTGTCCCCGGAGGCGCGGGTGGCGCTCACGCTGCGGCTGTTGGGTGGCCTGACGACGGATGAAATCGCCCGCGCGTTCCTGGTGCCGGAGCCCACGGTGGCCCAGCGCATCGTGCGGGCCAAGCGCACGCTGGCGGAGAAGGGCGTCCCCTTCGAGGTCCCCCACGGCGCGGAGCTGGCGGAGCGGCTCGCGTCGGTGCTGGAGGTCGTCTACCTCATCTTCAACGAGGGCTATGCCGCGACGGCGGGCGACGGCTGGATGCGGCCGGAGCTGTGCCTGGACGCGCTGCGCCTGGGGCGCATCCTCGCGGAGCTCGCGCCGGGCGAGCCGGAGGTGCACGGGCTGGTGGCGCTGATGGAGATTCAAGCGTCGCGGTCCCGGGCGCGGGTGGGGCCCTCGGGGGAGCCGGTGCTGCTCCTGGAGCAGAACCGCGCGCTGTGGGATCAGCTGCTCATCCGCCGCGGGCTCGCGGCGCTGGAGCGCTCGGAGAAGGCGGGGCCCGCGGGGCCGTACACGCTGCAGGCCTCCATCGCCGCGTGCCACGCCCGGGCGCGCACGCCGGAGGAGACGGACTGGCCGCGCATCGCGGCGCTCTACGCGGTGCTCGCGAGGCTCACGCCATCGCCGGTGGTGGAGTTGAACCGCGCCGTCGCCCTGTCGATGGCGTTCGGACCCGCGGTGGGGCTGGAGCTGGTGGATCAGCTCGTGGCCGAGCCGTCGCTCAAGCACTACCACCTGCTGCCGAGCGTGCGCGGCGACCTGCTCCAGAAGCTGGGGCGCCTCAAGGAGGCCCGGGCGGAGTTCGAACGGGCGGCGTCGCTCACGCGCAACGCGAAGGAACAGGCGCTGCTGCGCGCGCGGGCCGCGGCCTGCTCGAGCGAGAAGCCGTCGTAG
- the fusA gene encoding elongation factor G, translating to MSRTTRIERYRNIGIMAHIDAGKTTLTERVLFFTGRIHSTGEVHTGSTEMDWMEQEKKRGITITSAATTAFWQPRHGREAGVPHRINILDTPGHVDFTIEVERSLRVLDGAVAVFDASQGVEPQSETVWRQADRYGVPRIAFINKMDKVGADFALSVQSMVDRLGVRPVAVQWPVGDGADFQGLVDLVRMRWVRFQGDDGGFDDGAPVPPELMEAVLPYRMRLIEVCADLDAGVMEKFVDGRVEDITAEELERALRSGTLSRTLVPVLCGSAFKKKGVQMLLDAVVSYLPSPADVAAVEGFAPVTGERVSRPVSDSGPPTALAFKLMSDKAVGGIVFLRVYSGTLRAGTVLLNPVSGRKERVGRLMFMHANRREEVAEVHAGDLCAALGLKGVRTGDTLCDPEAPVVLEALNVMEPVVQLAVEARSPAELPKLEEGLQRLAAEDPSLRLGVDPESGQVLLSGMGELHLEVVVDRLRSEFGVEARVGQPKVAYRDTLGGAVRQEYRHVRQSGGPGQYARVVLDVGPAPRGAGLVFVDATKGGSIPRELVPAIEKGVAGAMAKGVREGVPLVDVEVRLVDGDTHVKDSTPQAFMVAGSLALQEAARRVGVQGLEPVMEVEVVTPEEFLGDVLGDLASRRGRVLGMEAKGTARCVSARVPMARLFGYVTALRGRTQGRAVASMRLGTYEPVPEPAAALAAEARA from the coding sequence ATGTCTCGCACCACGCGCATCGAGCGGTACCGCAACATCGGCATCATGGCCCACATCGACGCGGGCAAGACGACGCTCACCGAGCGCGTCCTCTTCTTCACCGGCCGCATCCACTCCACGGGAGAGGTGCACACGGGCTCCACGGAGATGGACTGGATGGAGCAGGAGAAGAAGCGCGGCATCACCATCACCTCCGCGGCGACGACGGCCTTCTGGCAGCCGCGTCACGGGCGTGAGGCGGGCGTGCCCCACCGCATCAACATCCTGGACACGCCGGGCCACGTGGACTTCACCATCGAGGTGGAGCGCTCGCTGCGCGTGCTGGACGGCGCGGTGGCGGTGTTCGACGCCAGCCAGGGCGTGGAGCCGCAGTCGGAGACGGTGTGGCGCCAGGCGGACCGCTATGGCGTCCCGCGCATCGCGTTCATCAACAAGATGGACAAGGTGGGCGCGGACTTCGCCCTGAGCGTGCAGTCCATGGTGGACCGGCTGGGCGTGCGCCCGGTGGCCGTGCAGTGGCCCGTGGGCGACGGCGCGGACTTCCAGGGGCTCGTGGACCTGGTGCGCATGCGCTGGGTGCGCTTCCAGGGCGACGACGGCGGCTTTGACGACGGCGCGCCCGTGCCTCCGGAGTTGATGGAGGCGGTGCTGCCGTACCGCATGCGCCTCATTGAAGTCTGCGCGGACCTGGACGCGGGCGTGATGGAGAAGTTCGTGGACGGGCGGGTGGAGGACATCACCGCGGAGGAGCTGGAGCGCGCGCTGCGCTCGGGCACGCTTTCGCGGACGCTGGTGCCGGTGCTGTGCGGGTCGGCCTTCAAGAAGAAGGGAGTGCAGATGCTCTTGGATGCGGTCGTCAGCTACCTGCCGTCCCCCGCGGACGTGGCCGCCGTGGAGGGCTTTGCGCCCGTCACCGGCGAGCGCGTCAGCCGTCCCGTGTCGGACTCGGGGCCGCCCACCGCGCTGGCGTTCAAGCTGATGAGCGACAAGGCCGTGGGCGGCATCGTGTTCCTGCGGGTGTACTCGGGCACGCTGCGCGCGGGCACCGTGCTCCTCAACCCCGTCAGCGGACGCAAGGAGCGGGTGGGGCGCCTGATGTTCATGCACGCCAACCGCCGTGAGGAGGTGGCGGAGGTGCACGCGGGCGACCTGTGCGCGGCGCTGGGGCTCAAGGGCGTGCGCACGGGCGACACGCTGTGCGACCCGGAGGCGCCGGTGGTGCTGGAGGCGTTGAACGTGATGGAGCCCGTGGTGCAGCTCGCCGTGGAGGCGCGCTCCCCCGCGGAGCTTCCGAAGCTGGAGGAGGGCCTGCAACGGCTGGCGGCGGAGGACCCGTCGCTGCGCCTGGGCGTGGACCCGGAGAGCGGCCAGGTGCTGCTGTCCGGCATGGGTGAGCTGCACCTGGAGGTGGTCGTGGACCGGTTGAGGTCGGAGTTCGGCGTGGAGGCGCGCGTGGGGCAGCCGAAGGTGGCGTACCGCGACACGCTCGGGGGCGCGGTGCGCCAGGAGTACCGCCACGTCCGCCAGTCCGGCGGGCCGGGGCAGTACGCGCGCGTGGTGCTGGACGTGGGGCCGGCGCCGCGAGGGGCGGGGCTCGTCTTCGTGGACGCCACGAAGGGCGGCTCCATCCCCCGTGAGCTGGTGCCCGCCATCGAAAAGGGCGTGGCGGGCGCCATGGCGAAGGGCGTGCGCGAGGGCGTGCCGCTGGTGGACGTGGAGGTGCGGCTGGTGGATGGGGACACGCACGTGAAGGACAGCACGCCGCAGGCCTTCATGGTGGCGGGCTCGCTGGCGCTTCAGGAGGCCGCGCGGCGCGTGGGCGTGCAGGGGCTGGAGCCGGTGATGGAGGTGGAGGTGGTGACGCCGGAGGAGTTCCTGGGCGACGTGCTGGGCGACCTGGCGTCGCGGCGGGGGCGGGTGCTGGGGATGGAGGCGAAGGGGACGGCGCGGTGCGTGTCCGCGCGTGTGCCCATGGCGCGCCTGTTCGGCTACGTGACGGCGCTGCGCGGCCGCACGCAGGGACGCGCCGTGGCGAGCATGCGCCTGGGGACGTACGAGCCGGTGCCGGAGCCGGCCGCTGCCCTGGCGGCCGAGGCGCGGGCGTGA
- a CDS encoding prephenate dehydrogenase/arogenate dehydrogenase family protein, giving the protein MSHVALVGYGRFGRALGTLLEAVGVEHRALDPVADIPEPLRAHSVRELLEGAELVVVAVPVPQMRDVLRSLRPHLRPEHLVLDVGSVKVKPVEALTEVLGAQVPWVGTHPLFGPLSLAMAERPMRVVLCPNPLHPEAAPRARRFYEGLGCEVIEQTPEGHDQVMARTHALTFFVAKGMVDSGAAADVPFAPASFKALSRTIETVRADAGHLFNAIQQENPFATQARGQLLTALQGIHRDLETTPTVAQAPEAAGVAVPGLEPEAPAPREPREHIDALDRELVELLARREELSRRQRRTQEAGNEPARTETLLAVRRAWARELGVDAQEVEAVFRVVLGSSLR; this is encoded by the coding sequence ATGTCGCATGTCGCACTCGTGGGCTACGGACGTTTTGGACGCGCGCTGGGAACGCTGCTGGAGGCGGTGGGCGTGGAGCACCGGGCCCTGGACCCGGTGGCGGACATCCCGGAGCCGCTCCGCGCGCACTCGGTGCGTGAGCTGCTGGAAGGGGCGGAGCTGGTGGTGGTGGCGGTGCCAGTGCCCCAGATGCGGGACGTGCTGCGCTCCCTGCGGCCCCACTTGAGGCCGGAGCACCTGGTGCTGGACGTGGGCAGCGTGAAGGTGAAGCCCGTGGAGGCGCTGACGGAGGTGCTGGGCGCCCAGGTGCCCTGGGTGGGGACGCATCCCCTCTTCGGCCCCTTGAGCCTGGCCATGGCCGAGCGCCCCATGCGCGTCGTGCTCTGCCCCAACCCGCTGCATCCGGAGGCCGCCCCGCGAGCCCGGCGCTTCTACGAAGGACTGGGCTGCGAGGTGATTGAGCAGACGCCGGAGGGCCATGACCAGGTGATGGCGCGCACGCATGCCCTCACCTTCTTCGTGGCCAAGGGGATGGTGGACTCCGGCGCGGCGGCGGACGTGCCCTTCGCGCCCGCCAGCTTCAAGGCGCTGTCGCGCACGATCGAAACCGTGCGCGCGGACGCGGGCCACCTCTTCAACGCCATCCAGCAGGAGAACCCCTTCGCCACACAGGCGCGAGGGCAGCTGCTCACGGCGCTCCAGGGCATCCACCGCGACCTGGAGACAACGCCCACGGTGGCCCAGGCGCCCGAGGCGGCGGGCGTCGCAGTGCCCGGGCTGGAACCGGAAGCCCCCGCGCCCCGCGAGCCGCGCGAGCACATCGATGCGCTCGACCGCGAGCTGGTGGAGCTGCTCGCCCGCCGCGAGGAGCTGTCCCGCCGTCAGCGCCGGACGCAGGAGGCCGGGAACGAGCCCGCTCGCACGGAGACGTTGCTCGCCGTGCGCCGGGCGTGGGCCCGGGAGCTGGGCGTGGACGCGCAGGAGGTGGAGGCCGTCTTCCGCGTCGTGCTGGGCAGCAGCCTGCGATGA
- a CDS encoding alpha/beta hydrolase family protein, producing the protein MDAALARGYHCLIVHAPGQGMAIREQGLPFRHDWENVIRPVVDFALCIAGVDSRRIALLGWSMGGALVPRAAAFERRIKILIPNPGVLNWGESSFEQFNMYFPELMPLLDSNPQAFDAAMAQLMEQVFLYRWYMKDSMSKHGVSTPSALLFELRRFNNEPIVHRIRCRTLVMDGTAEAFSQGQARLLFDALECPKDYMLFTAQDTGLLHCQEGAQAVANHRMFDWLDEYL; encoded by the coding sequence ATCGACGCGGCGCTCGCGCGGGGCTACCACTGCCTCATCGTGCACGCGCCCGGCCAGGGCATGGCCATCCGCGAGCAGGGGCTGCCCTTCCGCCACGACTGGGAGAACGTCATCCGCCCGGTGGTGGACTTCGCCCTGTGCATCGCGGGCGTGGACTCGCGGCGCATCGCGCTCCTGGGCTGGAGCATGGGTGGCGCGCTGGTGCCGCGCGCCGCCGCGTTCGAGCGGCGCATCAAGATCCTCATCCCCAACCCCGGCGTCCTCAACTGGGGCGAGTCGTCCTTCGAGCAGTTCAACATGTACTTCCCGGAGCTGATGCCGCTCCTGGACAGCAACCCCCAGGCTTTCGACGCGGCCATGGCCCAGCTGATGGAGCAGGTGTTCCTCTACCGCTGGTACATGAAGGACTCGATGTCCAAGCACGGCGTGAGCACGCCCTCGGCCCTGCTCTTCGAGCTGCGCCGGTTCAACAACGAGCCCATCGTCCACCGCATCCGCTGCCGCACGCTGGTGATGGACGGCACCGCCGAGGCCTTCTCACAAGGCCAGGCCCGGCTGCTCTTCGACGCGCTGGAGTGCCCGAAGGACTACATGCTCTTCACCGCCCAGGACACGGGGCTCCTGCACTGCCAGGAGGGCGCGCAGGCCGTGGCCAACCACCGCATGTTCGACTGGCTGGACGAGTACCTCTAG
- a CDS encoding class I SAM-dependent methyltransferase, which produces MQVDFGRTSEDYARHRAGFPEAFFERLLREGIFHPGQRVLDLGAGTGTLARGLAKRGGDVTALDLSASMLDSARQLASDEGLSIDFRVAPAERTGLPPGSFGLVTAGTCWHWFDRAAAAREAFRVLAPGGRLVIAHFDWLPLPGNVVQVVHTLIDTFNPSQVAPYVEFGHDAGIYPRWFQDVAMAGFTGLESFSFDTVVHYSREAWMGRVRASAKVGPVLSDEEAARFDAAHAELLAERFPQAPYAVPHRVFALVATR; this is translated from the coding sequence ATGCAGGTGGACTTTGGCCGCACGTCGGAGGACTACGCCCGGCACCGCGCCGGCTTTCCGGAGGCCTTCTTCGAGCGGCTCCTCCGTGAAGGCATCTTTCATCCGGGCCAGCGCGTGCTCGACCTGGGCGCGGGCACGGGCACGCTCGCGCGGGGACTGGCGAAGCGCGGAGGGGATGTCACGGCGTTGGATCTCTCGGCGTCCATGCTGGATTCGGCCCGCCAGCTCGCGAGCGACGAGGGTCTGTCCATCGACTTCCGCGTGGCGCCAGCGGAGCGGACCGGCCTGCCGCCGGGGTCCTTCGGGCTCGTCACCGCCGGGACGTGCTGGCATTGGTTCGACCGCGCCGCCGCCGCCCGCGAGGCCTTCCGCGTCCTGGCGCCAGGGGGACGGCTGGTCATCGCGCACTTCGACTGGCTGCCTTTGCCGGGCAATGTCGTGCAGGTCGTCCACACCCTCATCGACACCTTCAATCCCTCCCAGGTCGCGCCCTACGTCGAGTTCGGGCACGACGCCGGCATCTACCCGCGCTGGTTCCAGGACGTCGCCATGGCGGGCTTCACCGGCCTGGAGTCCTTCTCCTTCGACACCGTCGTCCACTACTCCCGCGAGGCCTGGATGGGGCGGGTGCGCGCCAGCGCCAAGGTGGGCCCGGTGCTTTCGGATGAAGAGGCCGCCCGCTTCGACGCCGCGCACGCGGAGCTCCTCGCGGAGCGCTTCCCCCAGGCGCCGTACGCCGTGCCGCACCGCGTGTTCGCCCTGGTGGCCACGCGGTGA